Proteins from one Gossypium raimondii isolate GPD5lz chromosome 8, ASM2569854v1, whole genome shotgun sequence genomic window:
- the LOC105791506 gene encoding uncharacterized calcium-binding protein At1g02270 has product MRKHWNPIVLIHRTNTRPPLPFPCPDFNQSFHPSTCILIKNLDHMNQDITVPPPSNSVHKPKLRPTLNSYFNKPTLFKAFFFCFLPFLISLFLIAYHNQSGKNSEMVLLAGFCNGSDIANVDSSESKSVPFQETRTGHACSTMGEPCISCTTFNILAPIYKRLDQQNQSVRESDFRAFWLARNKKIVNWLLYERSSIICLQEFWVGNEELVHMYEESLGAAGYDTFKLARTNNRGDGLLTAIHKEYFKVLNRRELFFNDFGDRVAQLLHVQSVAPFSINQNESVQQEIIIVNTHLLFPHDSSLSIVRLHQVYQILQYLETYQRENKLSQMPVILCGDWNGSKRGHVYKFLRSQGFVSSYDIAHEYTDSDADAHKWVSHRNHRGNICGVDFIWLRNPHNSQKLLKISWAEAAFGIIKYQLKKVSLAENDAFAFLRADSSGNHITYSAFCDALRQVNLTGLSHGLSFQETKDLWVQADADGNGVVDYEEFKRIWDATWLQHMDEDCSLEDLNEGIAEDEAIGFAVKKAVLFPHEVEKGIWPENYSLSDHARLTAVFSPVRLRCSKQSL; this is encoded by the exons ATGAGAAAACACTGGAACCCCATTGTCCTAATACACCGAACAAACACACGACCTCCGCTTCCCTTTCCCTGCCCCGACTTCAATCAATCATTTCACCCATCAActtgtattttaataaaaaatctcGACCATATGAATCAAGACATTACAGTTCCTCCTCCATCTAACTCTGTCCACAAGCCTAAGCTAAGGCCAACCCTTAACTCTTACTTCAACAAACCCACCCTTTTCAAAGCTTTCTTTTTCTGCTTTCTTCCCTTTCTCATTTCCCTCTTTCTCATTGCTTACCACAATCAAAGTGGCAAGAATTCTGAAATG GTGTTGTTGGCAGGATTTTGTAATGGCTCTGATATTGCTAATGTGGATTCTAGTGAAAGCAAATCTGTTCCTTTTCAAGAAACGAGAACGGGTCATGCTTGTTCAACAATGGGGGAGCCTTGCATTTCTTGTACCACCTTCAACATTCTAGCTCCTATTTACAAGCGATTGGACCAGCAG AACCAGAGCGTACGAGAGAGTGATTTTAGAGCATTTTGGTTAGCTAGAAATAAGAAGATTGTAAATTGGTTGCTTTACGAAAGGTCTTCCATTATCTGTCTCCAG GAATTTTGGGTTGGAAATGAAGAACTGGTGCATATGTATGAAGAAAGCCTCGGTGCTGCAGGCTATGATACCTTCAAGCTTGCAAGAACCAACAACAGAGGAGATG GTTTGTTGACTGCTATACACAAGGAGTACTTCAAGGTTTTAAACCGTAGAGAGTTGTTCTTCAATGACTTTGGAGACCGTGTTGCGCAATTGTTGCATGTTCAATCAGTTGCACCCTTCTCAATAAATCAGAATGAGAGTGTTCAACAGGAAATTATCATTGTAAACACCCACCTTTTATTTCCTCATGATTCCAGTTTATCCATTGTGAGACTGCACCAG GTTTACCAAATACTACAATATCTGGAAACATATCAGAGAGAAAACAAACTCAGCCAGATGCCAGTCATACTCTGCGG CGACTGGAATGGAAGCAAGCGTGGACATGTCTACAAGTTCCTCAGGTCTCAGGGATTTGTTTCATCTTATGATATTGCACATGAATACACAGACAGCGATGCAGATGCTCACAAG TGGGTTAGCCATCGAAACCATAGGGGAAACATCTGTGGTGTCGATTTCATATGGCTTCGTAATCCTCATAACTCACAAAAACTGTTGAAGATAAGTTGGGCCGAAGCAGCTTTTGGCATAATAAAG TACCAACTTAAAAAGGTTTCATTGGCTGAAAATGATGCCTTTGCCTTTCTGAGGGCTGACAGCAGCGGCAACCATATAACTTACTCGGCCTTTTGTGATGCGCTTAGACAG GTAAATTTGACTGGTCTTTCTCATGGATTAAGTTTCCAAGAGACGAAAGATCTGTGGGTCCAAGCCGATGCTGATGGAAACGGTGTTGTAGACTATGAAGAATTTAAG AGAATTTGGGATGCTACATGGTTACAACATATGGATGAAGACTGCAGCTTAGAGGACTTGAATGAAGGCATTGCAGAAGACGAAGCTATCGGTTTTGCGGTAAAGAAAGCAGTTCTCTTCCCCCATGAAGTGGAGAAGGGAATATGGCCTGAAAACTACTCCCTTTCTGATCATGCCCGACTCACTGCTGTATTCTCACCTGTTAGATTACGGTGTTCGAAGCAAAGCTTGTAG